Part of the Propioniciclava sp. MC1595 genome is shown below.
CGCCGGGTTCGGCGGCGGCGGGATGCACGGCTACAACGCGCTCGAGGGCACCTTCCTGGGCGGCTGCTTGTTCTCCGGCCGGGCGGCCGGACGGGCCGCAGCCCGCGGCGTCCGGTGAAGTGCCACACGCACGCTGATGCATTTCCGGGTGGAGGAACCCCAAGGATTCTTGGGGTCCGGCCGCCCGGAAATGCATCTGGTTACGATGGCGGCACCAACGTGAGAGGGGCGACGATGCCGAAGTCCACCGAGATCACCATCCCCGTACCGAACGGGCCCGACGGGGCCGGCATGCCGGCGACGCTCGTGCGGCCCGACTCCCCCATGGGCGCGGGCATCGTGCTGGTGCAGGAGATCTTCGGCCGCACCGCCTACATGCGCAAGCGTGCGATGGACCTGGCCGAGAACGGGTACACCGTGGTCCTGCCGCAGGTGTACTGGCGGATCGGCATCGACGACATCCCCGAGGACTCCCCCGACGCGCTCATGGTCGCGGTCGGCCACTCGCAGGCGGTCGACTGGGACCAGGCGGTCGCCGACATCCGCACCGCGATCACCTGGCTGCGCGCCGACCCCGAGAGCGAGCACGCGGTCGCGCTGGTGGGCTTCTGCTTCGGCGGCGGCCTCGCCTACGCGGCGCTGCAGGGGGTGCGCGGTCTCGAGCACGCCGACGCGCTGGTCAGCTACTACGGCTCGGCCCTGCCCAACCTGGTCGACGGGCCCACCGTGCACGCCGCGAGCCTCCACCACTTCGGCGACGCCGACGCGTTCATCCCGCGCGAGGCGATCGACCACATCCGCGAGGTCGTCGAGGCCGACGGCGCCGAGTTCCACCTGTGGGACGACGCCAACCACGCCTTCGACAACCCGACCCCCGAGCTGGGCCTGCACGACCCGCGCGCCTCCCGCGAGGCGTGGGAGGTCACCCTCGACTGGCTGGCCGAGCACCACCCGGCCTGAGGCAGAAACGCCGCTCCCCGTCAGGTGCGCCGGTTGCAGCCGGTGCATCTGACGGGGAGCGGGCGCGTCTGTCAGCGCTCGACCTGGGCGATCTCCTGACCGGAGGCCTTCCAGGCGGTGAAACCGCCGTCGAGGTGGGCGACGGTGTCGAAGCCCATGTCCTGCAGCGTCTTGGCGGTCAGCGCCGAACGCCAGCCGGAGCCGCAGTAGAGCACCAGGGTCCGCCCGTCGTCGAGCGAGGCCTTGTAGTACGGGCTCTCGGGGTCGACCCAGAACTCGAGCATGCCGCGCGGCGCCTTGGACGCCTCGGGCACCATCCCCTCCCGCACGAGCTCGCGCGGGTCACGGATGTCGACGAACTGGTAGGTCGGGTCGTCGAGCAGGCCGACGGCCTCCTCGACGGTGATGTTGCGGATCTCGGCGCGCGCGGCCTCGACGAGGGACGCCGACGGGCGGGCCAGCGGGGTACCGGGTTCGCGGGTCATGGGCCTCATCCCTTCAGGACCGCAGCGATGGACTCGCTGACGTAGCCGACGTTGTCGTCGTTCAGGGCGGCCACGCAGATGCGGCCGGTGTCGGTGCCGTAGACGCCGAACTCGTTGCGCAGGCGCACCATCTGGTCCTTGGTCAGGCCCGAGAAGGAGAACATGCCGACCTGGTCGGTGATGTAGCTGTAGTCGCCCTCGACGCCGGCAGCCTTCAGCCCCTCGACCAGCGCACCGCGCATCGCCTTGATGCGGTCGCGCATCTCGCCGAGCTCGTCCACCCACTGGGCGCGCAGGTCGGCGTCCGACAGCACGGTCGCGGCGAGCTGGGCGCCGTGGGTCGGCGGGTTGGAGTAGTTGGTGCGGATCACGATCTTGACCTGCGACAGGACGCGCTTGGCCTCCTCGGCGTCGGCGCACACGATCGACAGGGCGCCGACGCGCTCGCCGTAGAGCGACAGGCTCTTGGAGAACGAGGTCGACACGAAGAACGACGGGACGCGCTCGGCGAACTTGCGGACGGTCGCGCCGTCCTCCTCGAGGCCCTCGCTGAAGCCCTGGTAGGCCATGTCGAGGAACGCGACGAGGTCGCCGGCGAGGACGGTCTCGATGACCTGGTCCCACTGGTCGGCGGTCAGGTCGTAGCCGGTCGG
Proteins encoded:
- a CDS encoding dienelactone hydrolase family protein — translated: MPKSTEITIPVPNGPDGAGMPATLVRPDSPMGAGIVLVQEIFGRTAYMRKRAMDLAENGYTVVLPQVYWRIGIDDIPEDSPDALMVAVGHSQAVDWDQAVADIRTAITWLRADPESEHAVALVGFCFGGGLAYAALQGVRGLEHADALVSYYGSALPNLVDGPTVHAASLHHFGDADAFIPREAIDHIREVVEADGAEFHLWDDANHAFDNPTPELGLHDPRASREAWEVTLDWLAEHHPA
- a CDS encoding rhodanese-like domain-containing protein; protein product: MTREPGTPLARPSASLVEAARAEIRNITVEEAVGLLDDPTYQFVDIRDPRELVREGMVPEASKAPRGMLEFWVDPESPYYKASLDDGRTLVLYCGSGWRSALTAKTLQDMGFDTVAHLDGGFTAWKASGQEIAQVER
- a CDS encoding amino acid aminotransferase, producing the protein MSLFSDVQQAPPDAILGLTEQFKADTNPKKVNLGVGVYQDASGKLPLLRCVEAAEKKLAEAAAAKGYLPIDGLATYDADVKDLVFGEGSGVHDRVVTVQALGGTGALKVGADFLRQVNPEAKVLISNPSWENHQALFTRAGFTVEKYAYYDAEAKGADFEGMLADLRAAAPGTVVVLHACCHNPTGYDLTADQWDQVIETVLAGDLVAFLDMAYQGFSEGLEEDGATVRKFAERVPSFFVSTSFSKSLSLYGERVGALSIVCADAEEAKRVLSQVKIVIRTNYSNPPTHGAQLAATVLSDADLRAQWVDELGEMRDRIKAMRGALVEGLKAAGVEGDYSYITDQVGMFSFSGLTKDQMVRLRNEFGVYGTDTGRICVAALNDDNVGYVSESIAAVLKG